DNA from Tripterygium wilfordii isolate XIE 37 chromosome 4, ASM1340144v1, whole genome shotgun sequence:
TTCTTTGTTTTTAATGTTAACTCCTCCAAATTTCCCCTGCCAAAAATCTTGAAACCAAATGCTTCATACTCGGTATCATTAATCCTTCATTGGTAATCATCACAAATCCAGCTAATACAAAGGTATGTGTCCAGAATTTTCCAAATCAAGACCAGCTTTAGGCAGCCTTCACAGAGCCAACCAGTCTCAACAAGAGATTTTTCCATCCACCAAAAGGTAATCTCCAACAAAATTGTCGTCTCATCTGTTAACACAAGCTCACGCCAATCAATAAAGCCATAAAACCCATATACTAATTCTGGTTCTTGTAGAATAAACCAGTTTGTATCCTCTATCATCTATACCCAAAAATATCAGGATCAACCATCGCCTAATTATATCCCAAAAAAAAGCCTCAATCAAACTTTCCTCTACACAAAAATTGTTTGTCGGTGCATCATGGTCCACTCAACCGCCGGAAGACTATTCAATATCCTCATAGAAAATGCTCTCTGAAGTAAAAATCTCAGTGGAAAATTAATATGAACCCGGATTGGATAATCCACACAACTCCAACCCAATCTCAATTTGATCACCTTCAACTAAAATCTACCCAAAAAGTATTagaatttgaacaattttaatgGCACAATGATAAGCCTAGCAGCAAATCATAGAATTCAGATAATTGTTGATAAAGACgaccaacaaaaaaaagagacaactAAGTAGAAAGCACTCTGGTGTTACCATGAACTGATCAAGCTCCTTATCATCACCAACCATGCCTTGGCCCCCGCCACCCAAGGCTGAGTACTTCGCCACCACATTCTGCGACTGAGCCAATTGTGCGTCGATCCTCGGCAGCTGATCCACAGGCGTCGCGATACGCAGGCATGCTACGTGCGCCGACAGGAGCTGCTCGTACAGCTGATGCGACAGTATTTCCGTCTTATACCTTGCATTCTGCCAGTTTACCACTCGCTCAGCAACTCCACCGGCGCCACTCTTCACCATCGCGCAGTCACTCTTGTGGTTCATGGTTTCGGCGTTGCTGTTATTCTTCAAATCTGCAGAGTCGTGCGAGATAGCGTTGGCGATTATGGAGTCACCGGCTGTCGCTGCGGCTACAGCCACGTCGTCGATGACGTCACTGTGGTTGCGATGAAGGAGTGACGAGGCGGAGCGGGAGAGCCATTGGTTGGAGGACTGAGAGGGCGTAGAGTCGGAATTAGGTGTGGTGTGGAGGTTGAGGAAGTTGTTAGTGTCCGAGAAGTTCGGAGGTTGTTGCGATGATGGTGGTTGCTGCGGTTGGTTGCGCAGGAGAGCGGTGTTGAGCCAATTCGGTGGTGGCGCAGTGCTGGAAGTTTCCGGTAACTGTTGTTGTAGTGAAAAGTGATGGAGAGGAAGGTCTTTTGAGAGGTGGTTGTGGTGAAAGTCCATGTTTGTCCTTCACAAAGCAGATAAAGTAAGAGAGACTTTACTGATAAAGACTACAACTCCATGCTCGAGTCGAGACGAGAGAACGATAAAACGACTTCGTTTCCAGGTACCTTGTGCAAGGGAGAGATAGCACAACAGTGATGGAGCTTAGAGAGAGACGATAGGGTTCACTGTAGGCGtacagaggaggaggagagagggAGGTTAGGAAGCGAAAGAGAGAAGATAAGAGTTGTTTTGGGAGAGTTGTTTCGGGTGAGAGAAAAACTGCTCATCGTCAAATGGTGGGTTTTCCATTTTATATGAACCGGTCCCTGGAGCAGGAGGGAGATTAAGCTAATCAGACAACAAAGCAAAGGCCATGTTAAATGAGATTGCTTAATACAAGTCAGTTAAAAAGGCCTTTATGTGCTAACATTGCTTGGTAAAAATTATTTAGATGACATACGAAATACCTAAAAACGTATATATCTTTAGAAATTGTATCAATTAGActctatatgttttttttagtaACTGACAATGTTACTTTACAATTTTAtcctttggacattcgatatatGCCTAAACTCGAGTCATCATATTCGTGTACACATAAATTTCTTACCTAACAACAGAGTAAATTTGGTCAAAATTCAGTAATCGATCACGAGAGTATTGCTGATTGTAGGAATCAAATTCATAATTTCCCCAAATTCATACGGTTTGACCTAGAAGAATTCATCAAGCAGAGcctgaaccaaaaaaaatagtCATTATGCTACTACATTTTATGCCTACTTTCTTAACCTAAGTTGGATTAATTATGGCAGAACCACCATTATAATAATAGCGATAACAAAATGTGGTTAGTCGTACCTAAATCGGGCAATGCCCAAATAGGGGATGCTAAtcattatatataaatttataaataaacaATACTAAATTACTAATGATATTGGTTTCCTATAAAACCAAGGAAAAAGTGGTGATGGTCTTGAAACGAGTTTGTTTACGTGGGTGCACCTTCGCGAGTCGTTGGTTGATTGGGTGGACATCCGACGGTAGTAATCATGACTGTGTCGCGGTTGATAAAGACAACTACAATGGTACCTTATTTGTTGGACCAATAAAAATATTGGTCcggtctcatctctattacacaaaaaataaaactaataacgtatctcaatacagtcacatcagtaaaatacatctctcaatacagctatatcaataaaacacaaatttctatacattatcccTTTCCACCAAACATGGAGATCAACAACATTTCATGCCTTCATGTTGTCCTCAACAAAGCTATACCAAAACACataatctcaatacaaccacatcaataaaacacgtcTTTCAATACAACTATATcaataaaacatatttttcaatacaaccacattaataaaaaataatatttttgttgactCAAGAATAATTTATCATTACAGTTGCCCTAATAGTTTTCAGTTGGGAAGTGGAGCGCGTGGTGAACACTTGTGGAAGCTTGGGATGAGGACTGCGGGATGAGAGAGTGTGGAAGGGgggttttttttcattttttattagaCATAAGTAGGTGAGTGACATGGTCCAGGTTGCCGTACGATTTAAGCAGCAGCAATGCGAGTCCTCTTACATGTATTTGGTCCTGTTTGATGAAGCGGGCTATCGCTGGACGGCATCGTCCGCAAAACAGAGTGGCATCCTTTTTGACGTGGGTTTTATGCCTTTTTTACATGAGTTTTACGTCAAAAGgtactgtttttatttttttgaaaatttctccTGTGGATCCCATGCCTTTTTGCATGGGGTCCAGTCAAAACATGatagatatattttttgttgtgggtttaggattttttgttaagtatatttatatatttatattattaatattaaatatatttatattatattaaatatattaatttaataaaatgaaataaatataataattaatatttatattgaaatgaaataaataaaattaaaaaatacaaataacttGTATTTTACACAAACTTAACCACTAACAACAATTAATAGTTCTATCAAACGCTTCACAGTTTATTTCAaagttttaagctcagttttttttcacaacttaacagctagcgttgaaaatcaacacaactgcTCTGTCAAACACACATTTTATGTTTCTCCAACAACgtttggattgagagaaaaTTGGTCTAAAAAACTATTAAATGCAAAACAAAGGGGGTTAACTTGTATGGATTATATATAAGTAACGGACGCAGTGGCGATTTGTAATCCCTttcattatttaaaataaatctTTTAAATCAACTTattactcatatatatattctgcAATTACGCTAATTACAAAAAGGTCCGCGATTACACATCTAGAAACTAGAATGACCATCCTTAAAAGCTTGGAGCGTACATCAGTTAAATTGAGTGATCAAATCACAAAGACAATCCCGGTTCTTCAGCCGTGACCGGCGACGAACGGTTGCAGACTGGTTAAgataagaaggaagaaaaaaaacaagtagAGGGGGACCATGACATACGTCGCTCCTCTCTCCGTCACTCGCGGGACACATCGACACGAGTCATTACATGAGCAATTGGATCATCTGTGGTCCCCATCTTCAAGCATGCGCCATAGTATACCTTATCGTAGCCGTCCACGTGGAATAAAAAAGAGGCAGGGACCACCAAGAATTTTGACTGTCTGACAGCCGCCGGCTAATCAACGGGAACTGTATGTGGTCCCGATGGATGGTGGGCCCCCTCTCGTGTTTAAAGAATAGAAAATTGGGCTTGGGGGCCGCTTCCGGTTGGGCACTGTTTGGTGTTTATGGCGAACTGTCCACCTTCAAATAGTATGGTCCCCTACCTACTCGCTTGCTCTGTTTCTCTCTTATTGagtttttgtgtatttctttttatatttactGTTTTTGGATGTAGTAAAGGACGTGCCGTGAGGCCAACGGCAGAGGTACATAACATAAGTGCGAAGGAGATGGCACATACGTAATTTCACAATAAATATGTCTGATTTTCTTTTATCCATTTACTTTATATAGTCTATTTGTAACACTAATCCGTTTTTTATATGAGCTATTTATCAAATTGACGATATAGTGTTAGTGTTAGTGTTAGGTTTTAGTTTATatcattttctttgttgttcAACGAGAAAACTAGGCTGTTTAATAGGGATTGTTAGAAAATACTATTCTAAACACTACAAATTATTATTGTCCACTTTACATCGAAGACATACACTACTTTCTTATTCTTGCGCTATCGTCGTTAGTTATTAAACCCATAGAATACGTTAATTATATGATTCAGACTAGACATTTATTTATATGCTACTTgattgggttatgtcaatccaaCGTGTATTTGTGGGATAATCatgtcagacccaacaaataaacatatAGAAGTAATATCTGAACGGACCGAGTCTTATCTTTGATATTGtaatcttaaaaaaatattgtccgctttaaaCCAAATACCTGcacagttttgttctttttgggtCATCACCTTTGGTTTTTAAATTCATAAATGTGTTGGTTCGAGACCGGAGTGCACAAAAGCAACACTACTAAGCCCACACAACTAGTATTAACCTTTTTGATCCAACATATAGTCGACTTCTCTATGAGTACCCAATATGTGGTCTTCAGTGCTTTGTGTTATCTACATGCCATGACTGGTTGATTGCGCCTTGAAAACTCTTGTCTTCCTCAAAATATCCGAACAATAGGCGAGCGTCAAGTGACCAATACTTATCTTAAAGACTCTAAACAGGAACCTAATTTGGCTTGAAATCCAGTGAGACACGGTTCAGGTCTCGTAAAATAGTCACTATCTTTTGTAAACCAATGGTGTGTTTGGTGGGACGTTATCTGGGGTGGGCCCGCTTTCCCAGACCACCCCACCAAACACCTGAAAAAGTGGGGCGTTACTGTCCATAAAATGGAGCGGTAACGCCCCAAAAGAACAAACTCCATTTTGGAGCTTATTGTGAGAGCGTGTAAGCGGTTCGTAGTTTTTTGGCGTGGCCCTAACGCCAAGAAGctgcaactcttttttttttaatttattttttcatgggACCCACGACTTTGACCatttaatacaataaataaCATCTATTTTAAGGTGGATCCCATTGCCTTTCACCTTTaatgtatattttttaatataaaattttataccttaattattttatatattaatattatgcatattttttatatataaatattaccaattttttaaataaaaattatgcttaagcttaattattttaatttatcaaattataaattgtttgtttgtaatttttaataattaaaatttaatttttaaaattttaaaaatacaaacaaaatatattttacataacTTAACTGTTTAACACAATTAACAgctctaccaaacacctcacaacttatttcaAAGTTTTAAGCTCAGATTTTTTTCAGAGATCAACTGTTAACGTTGAAAATCCACGCAACCTCTGCCAAACAGACACCAAACTTGCCCATTACGAGGGGCAGTCACAGTCAGCCAATCAAAACCCATCCAATTGTTCTTCATCTTGGACGATCCTGATGGGCCCACGCGTTTTATACTAGCAAACCCACAACTGTATCCACACGGTGTCccaatttgattttaaaaaaaattgtattcaaCACTAATTAATTTTGTGGCTTGGCAGGTGTgcccaaattttattttaattggaTGGGGCCCGTAATTTTTTAAAGGAAACAATAGTTTAAAAATATTAAGGTAGGGGGAAAAGTCGTACGTGAGAGGCTTGTCTTtgtctttgtcttttatttggTGGAATTCTATAATGATATCAACCTTGGTGGAGATTTGGAGATGGCACGTGATTTGACAAACTTGTATATTTTTCACAATTTCTAAAAATGCCAAATGTCATTTGCAATTGAATTTGTTAACAAGAAAATATACATAACTTAATAGCAGTTGAAAATAATTatactttccaaaaaaaaatttgaaaataattatgGATAGAAAACTTGTGCTCCAAGTTGCAAttccatataattaattaagatcACATTTCGCATAATTTGATCTAGCTCCTCAACAGATTTAAATGTTTTACCAATTCAAACAATGCTTTTAATGGAGGCATTTTTTCCTATTCTATTAGTTAGCCCATCATTGTTTCTCCCTATTCATTATTTAACGTCATCTTCATATTCATGACCTTCTTAACTTATAATGACAAGAGTGCAATTAAACCATAACTACTTGCAAACCATGACTATTACAAATGCGAATGACATCAATATAATTTGGCATTTATAGATAGTGATAGCATATATATCCACTACGCTTTAATTCTCTtaaattggaatatatatatatatatatatatatatatattacgctTGAAATACTTCTTGGATTCCCTTAAATTCAAACGGAAAGATAaaaataaggaagaaaaaaatgtgtTAATTAGACTTATTTCGTTTGCTCAATTTTCTATTACTTTGCATAAAACATGTCGAAGAAACatattgttaataatatttgtataAATAAAAAGATGCATAAAATAAATACGtaaatagaatatatatatatatatatatatatatatataagttgatAATGATTAATGGGTGTGGGGTAGGAATCTGTTTCGAAGTGTTGCCAAaaggtttaaactttaaagtctCAAGTAAGAAAAAAGGACGATCCCATTTATGATAGAGAAACATACGTCTTCATTCCAATTTGATATCTTATAGGGCATTGGTGTATTATTTGACATTTGTGGGAAAATCGAAGTAGATGATTGCGGTTCCCTATCTATCTATGTCCACCCATATGTCTAAACCAACTCTTTGAAAGCTTCAAGTGAAAAAACTTTACTAAAGACTAATCGAAGTGGCAACAAGCTAGTACTAGTGATCATCAAAATATTGAACATGGATAACTAGGGCTAACAATGTTAAgaataaaatcccacatcggtatTGCATAACCCAATTGAATAGTttaagcaaaacacatctcctcTCACATTGAATATCCGTTTTCATGGGTTTAAGAACCAATGACGACAACCCATAAGAACAAATTCGTATAAGCCTATGGTTCAGAGCGAACAATATACATTCAATGTGTTTGGGTTCAGATTTTCAACAAACAATTTTAGTGGTCAAAACTACTTGCCTATATGGCTATGTATCATATGAGTTCTCACTCACTGAGATTAACATCTCGACCAATAATATTGAGGCCAAAGAGAATAAGGATTTGAGAAGTTGAGTCATGAGTGTGAACTCTTGAACTTTGAAATTAGTGGGTTACCTCAAACTGCCAAACAAgaccaaaaactttaaaaaccTCACTTCATTGCCTTCCCTGTGGGGGGGCCATGCCCCCATTAAACTCAACCAAGAAACTTGGCTTTAAAAACAGACAAACAGTAGCCCCACTATTTAAAACCTAAAAATTCATCTTTCAAGTGTCTAGTTTTGTTAGGCGTGAAAATGGTGCTAATGATGACCCACATTGATGTGATATACCTTAtccaaaacaatgaaatatAGACTTTGAAGTGTGATTCTTTTCGTGTTGAAGACTTGTGGGTATGTTCTTTTGTACTGAGTCCCATGTATGTATTCGCACTTGTTGTAACATGATTGTGCAAGATAAAAGGAGAAAAAGTTGTATGGTTTGGATTTGGAACAAGGAAAAGTAGCACCCAGAAATGCTCGAAAGAgaatcatagagagagagagagagagagagagagacatgcATGATTGTGCTTTGATTGTATATATGTAGAATGCATTGCATACTTACTAATGGAAGTACATTTCCGTAGATGCTCTTATAAAAGTGTG
Protein-coding regions in this window:
- the LOC119997284 gene encoding homeobox protein knotted-1-like 3 isoform X1, whose translation is MDFHHNHLSKDLPLHHFSLQQQLPETSSTAPPPNWLNTALLRNQPQQPPSSQQPPNFSDTNNFLNLHTTPNSDSTPSQSSNQWLSRSASSLLHRNHSDVIDDVAVAAATAGDSIIANAISHDSADLKNNSNAETMNHKSDCAMVKSGAGGVAERVVNWQNARYKTEILSHQLYEQLLSAHVACLRIATPVDQLPRIDAQLAQSQNVVAKYSALGGGGQGMVGDDKELDQFMTHYVLLLCSFKEQLQQHVRVHAMEAVMACWEIEQSLQSLAGVSPGEGTGATMSDDDDDQVDSDTNLFDGSLDGPDSMGFGPLIPTESERSLMERVRQELKHELKQGYKEKIVDIREEILRKRRAGKLPGDTTSVLKAWWQSHSKWPYPTEEDKARLVQETGLQLKQINNWFINQRKRNWHSNPSTSTVLKSKRKRSNAGENSGSDRFV
- the LOC119997284 gene encoding homeobox protein knotted-1-like 3 isoform X3, giving the protein MDFHHNHLSKDLPLHHFSLQQQLPETSSTAPPPNWLNTALLRNQPQQPPSSQQPPNFSDTNNFLNLHTTPNSDSTPSQSSNQWLSRSASSLLHRNHSDVIDDVAVAAATAGDSIIANAISHDSADLKNNSNAETMNHKSDCAMVKSGAGGVAERVVNWQNARYKTEILSHQLYEQLLSAHVACLRIATPVDQLPRIDAQLAQSQNVVAKYSALGGGGQGMVGDDKELDQFMTHYVLLLCSFKEQLQQHVRVHAMEAVMACWEIEQSLQSLAGVSPGEGTGATMSDDDDDQVDSDTNLFDGSLDGPDSMGFGPLIPTESERSLMERVRQELKHELKQGYKEKIVDIREEILRKRRAGKLPGDTTSVLKAWWQSHSKWPYPTEEDKARLVQETGLQLKQINNWFINQRKRNWHSNPSTSTVLKSKRKR
- the LOC119997284 gene encoding homeobox protein knotted-1-like 3 isoform X2, which produces MDFHHNHLSKDLPLHHFSLQQQLPETSSTAPPPNWLNTALLRNQPQQPPSSQQPPNFSDTNNFLNLHTTPNSDSTPSQSSNQWLSRSASSLLHRNHSDVIDDVAVAAATAGDSIIANAISHDSADLKNNSNAETMNHKSDCAMVKSGAGGVAERVVNWQNARYKTEILSHQLYEQLLSAHVACLRIATPVDQLPRIDAQLAQSQNVVAKYSALGGGGQGMVGDDKELDQFMTHYVLLLCSFKEQLQQHVRVHAMEAVMACWEIEQSLQSLAGVSPGEGTGATMSDDDDDQVDSDTNLFDGSLDGPDSMGFGPLIPTESERSLMERVRQELKHELKQGYKEKIVDIREEILRKRRAGKLPGDTTSVLKAWWQSHSKWPYPTEEDKARLVQETGLQLKQINNWFINQRKRNWHSNPSTSTVLKSKRKSNAGENSGSDRFV